The sequence TTTCCTTTGGTTATGTGCCTACTTCCTATTCACACTTAAAGACTGAGGGTAAAATTTGTTGAGTATTTTCCAGAGAGCACTTTTCACTTCTTTGTTCCTAAGGCTATAGTtcaaggggttcagcatgggaaTCACCACAGCGTAAAACACAGATGCTATTTTGTCCATGTCCATGGACTGACTGGAGCTGGGCTGCAGGTACATGAAGATGATTGTGCCATAGAAGATGGAGACTGTAGTGAGGTGGGAAGCACAAGTGAAGAAGGCTTTCTTCCGCCCTTCAGCCGAACGTATCCTTTGAATGGCAAAGTGTATGAAGAGGTAAGAGATGAGGATGACCAGGAGTGTGAAAAAGACATTGAAGCTCACAACAAAGGAGACAACCAACTTGCTGATGCGTGTGTTGGAGCATGAGAGGGCCAGGACTGGTAGAATGtcacagaaaaaatgatgaatctcATTAGAACCACAGAAGGAAAGGCTGAAGGTGTCTGCTGCATGAATGGAGGCATTGAGGAAGCCACAGACGTATGA comes from Elephas maximus indicus isolate mEleMax1 chromosome 7, mEleMax1 primary haplotype, whole genome shotgun sequence and encodes:
- the LOC126080842 gene encoding olfactory receptor 1444; amino-acid sequence: MENSTEATEFILLGLSDDPNLQIPLLLMFLFIYLITLVGNGGMIVIIYSDSHLHTPMYFFLSNLSFVDLGYSSAVAPKMVATLQSGNKVISFNGCAAQFLFFAGFATVECYLLASMAFDRHAAVCRPLHYTTTMTSGVCARLTIGSYVCGFLNASIHAADTFSLSFCGSNEIHHFFCDILPVLALSCSNTRISKLVVSFVVSFNVFFTLLVILISYLFIHFAIQRIRSAEGRKKAFFTCASHLTTVSIFYGTIIFMYLQPSSSQSMDMDKIASVFYAVVIPMLNPLNYSLRNKEVKSALWKILNKFYPQSLSVNRK